The following DNA comes from Eleginops maclovinus isolate JMC-PN-2008 ecotype Puerto Natales chromosome 8, JC_Emac_rtc_rv5, whole genome shotgun sequence.
TTAAAGGTGTGCACTATGTTTGcacaaaagaatgaaagaaattaCAGAAAATCGAAAACACTTGAATTGTCCTTTTAATGAATAtgccttttaaaataatgtttctatGTACATTTGTTGATTATTGCCTATAAGCTGTGCTCTCCACCCTGCAGGCGGTGGTACAAGGACGACTTATGTGCTCTAGCCTTCAAAGTGCTCCATGATAAGCAGCGCGGTCCTCTGGTGTTTCTGCGGATTTACTCTGGTACTCTGAAACCACAGTCAGCTGTCCACAACATCAACAGGAACAGCGTGTATGTACTGTAGTTTccattataatatattacaatGTTGACAACATTATTTAGATTTTCAATAGTCCTATATTTGTGCATATGGTGAAACTACACAGTAAAGAAGTAATGACATGAGAATATACccgatggatggatggatggatggacggacggacggacggacggacggatggattgattacacatttgttttaaatatcaagaagaaagaaaagaatacACTTCCCAAACTAAAATACTAACGATGGAATGTTCAAGGAAAAATttgaataaattataaaaacaaagatgacCATAACAGCTATTTACCTTCCTTTCATACGCTGTGTCAGATGTTAAATATGTCTGATCATGTTTTGTGTAGAGAGAGGATCAGCAGGCTGATGGTGCCGTTTGCTGATCAGCATGTAGAAATCCCCTCGATGACGGCGGGAAACATCGCTCTAACAGTCGGACTGAAGCAGGTATACATTTCTACAATATTATAATCTTCATTTGCTATTTTGAAGATTTTCCTCTTTAATCAAATCATTTATGTTTCCACTTCTATTCAAGACAACCACAGGGGACACCATCGTCTCATCCAAAGcttcagcagcagccgccgcccGCCGAGCCCATAACGACAGCGGGACAGGGAAGAAGCGCGGGGAACATGCCAACGTGGTCCTTTCAGGGGTGGAGGTCCCCGAACCCGTCTTCTTCTGTACCATAGAGCCGCCCACCATGGCCAAACAGGCTGGTACGAGACACTGATTAAACATGATCTCTATAATAGCTGTTAAATCAAGTTTGAATGATTATCAATTAATATTATTCGGTTATCGATACCCTCCTTTGTATTTCCCCCCCCTGTAAGATCTTGAGAATGCACTGAATAACCTCCAGAGAGAAGACCCCAGCCTTAAAGTCAGGGTTGACCCAGACTCTGGACAGGTAATGCAATCACTGGATTAGCACACAGATTTAGTCTGAGCATTTACAGATGACAGATATTAACTTTTCTGTGCAATATCTAACCTAAAACTCACGTACTGTGGAGAGCGTCTTTCACAATTAGTGAACTCGTGGTCTCCATCCTCAGACTATTTTGTGTGGGATGGGAGAGCTGCACATCGAGATCATCCATGATCGAATCAGAAGAGAGTACGGCATTGAGACTCACCTTGGGCCGCTGCAGGTGGCTTACAGAGAATCCATTCTCCACGAGGTCTCAACTACAGGTACAACAGCAACACTCTTACATAATGAGCCTTGCAAACCTATGTTTATCTTTACGAGAGTGCATTTAAAATGCATCCTCTGTCATAGAAAACGCTGCTTCATATCAAGACAAACACTTTGTGGACTCACAGTTAGACACAAGCAAGTTCTAAAGATGTTTTGACCACACATTTGGCTAGCAGTCATCCTGGCTTAGCGACATGCTTTTGCTGGTTGGCTTAGTGAAGGTGGCTCTCTGTATGctaaaaataaggaaaataattaataaaatgtttgaatattgtttacaatgttttttttatagtatagtatgttaaaaatattttttaaaacttacatTGTATGGTATAtcaaaaatgtgataaaaaaacataGTACATTAACACATTTCTCTAATATTGGTTGCTCTAATAATGTTGTGAAAAGGCCTACAgaacaacaatacaaacacagatcACAGAATATGCCAAATGCTGGCTTTTTGTTGATGTCATTCAGCTGGTCCAATCAGGAAGCAGGCATCCGATCAGCAAACTGGCACCTGCACATTctcagaggagagggagagagatctGACCGAAAAATGAACAACAGAATGGCCGAGGGTTATAACTATTTACACAATGTCAGAAATCAATTATGGGATGTCGAAAATGTgatgtatgagaaaaataaaacaatatagtaTGTCGAAAATATGAGATTAAAATGACATATGtcaaaaatatcataaaatacGACATAGTATAGCATATcgtgttttggttttaaaattaaagcaggtcaaaaaataaagtttgtcgTTTGATATCAGAAAAAGTGAAATGGTAGGGTATAATAtgtccaaaaatatgaaaaaaagtaCCATGATTCATAAAGGTTTCACCAGGTTATCTGAGGAGAGACACACTCCTGACAGGTACATACTTAGTGTTTCCCAATAAAGATCTTTGTATGAACTCTCTGCTTATCTGAAAACGCAGAAACGCTGGATCGTACTATTGGGGAGAGACGACATGTTGTGACCGTGGAGCTGGCTGTCACACCTCTGGACTCCTCCTGTACTGTTGGCTCATGTGAATTAGCTTTCACAGAAGAACTGGGGGCGAAGCTATCTCCTGAAATAAAGGAGGCAGTGGAGAATGGCGCACAGAGCGCATATCTCCAAGGTATCATTGAACACATTGAACATAATTTCTCTTGCAGTGTCCGCCCCTTTCAGAATGTAAGATTGAATACTTTTAATTCCTGCTTTCCCCTTCAGGTCCACTGCTAGGTTATCCTTTACAGGGAGTTTCTACACTGATCCAAAGTGTCCACATTGAGCCGGGAACGTCTCCTGCCATGGTGTCCGCCTGTGTGTCCCGCTGCGTGCAGAAGGTATATATCGTCAGGGTGGAATGTAACAATAAATCAACACAAGTCTGAAGTCTAGTAAAACTCTGAGGTACAGTTGTATGCTACGTCATGGTTTTTAATTTTTTCAACTGTATTATGCCTTTTTCGGTACACCGTGCCTTACCTCTACACAAGTGgtttttttagcattttttagCCATACAGTactttaaatgttgtactttttactccattaaAATGATTTGGTAGCTTAACTTCATTAGTTTTTTACAACAATAACAGTAGAATTACAGTTTCTAGGATAAACTGAAGGATTGAATGTTCCTATAGGAGAGCATTCTCCTGATGTTTAAGCCTATTTCAAATCTTAAAccttaaatgtattgatttaccCTCAAATACATAAATGATCTTTAACCCTCTTGGATGGTgggccacattagcattatggttgTCATCAAAGGGCCAGTTGAAACTTTAAGactttatatataatattctgtTCTATATACAATGTTTGTATACTTACATAGACACTGTGGGTCGTTTATTTGCACTGTACTTATATAAAGCGGCATTAAATGGAATATCAACCTATGGTATTCTTTGCGAGCTCTTGCGGGCCACATACAGTGAGGTGGCCCTCCGGATTTGGCCCTCAGGCCTTGAGTTTGACCACACTGCACTGGACAATGCTTTATGGGGTTTTAAATTAGGATTTATTGAAAGTAAAAATAGCACATATTTTAACATGCACAGTGGCAAAATGCAACATGCACTAATGAAGtggaaaaagaataaaaaaacatcaaatataatgGTAAAGCAATGCAGAGCTTCTTTCATGTGTTTACGTTCAATGTTAAATGCTGTTTGTATCTGCAGTATAGCTGTAAACATCAGGAGCCTTGATGAGTTCTGTTTCTGTGGTCCCAGGCTCTGAAGCTGGCTGGAGGTCAGGTTTTGGAGCCGGTGATGTCTCTGGAGGTGACCGTCGGGGAGGAGCGCCTGAGCTCTGTCCTTGGGGATTTAGCACAACGACGAGGGACCGTCCGAGACATCCAGAGTCGCCATGATGATAAAGTACTGCTCGCCACTGTGCCTCTGGCTGAGATGATGGTGAGACGACGTGCAACTCCACATTTTGTCTGTACTTTCTAGCTGCTAAGTGATAGATACACACTtccatacaaaatatatttgaatccCGAAAGATACAATATCACGGTCTCACATACAAATAGAGGAGACAAAAGCAGAACAACCTCACCGTACAGTGCGGGGAATGttagtgtttgaaatgtttttacagcAGTAGTACCCCTGTAAATCACATTAACTGACATGCAAAATTCCCAGTTTGTTCTGTACTATCTACATTCATTTACATCTTATAAAACCGGCAAAAAAGGCCTTCTCCTCATAAAATGGAACATGTACGACCTGTCCTGTTTTGTGATAGCTTGAACTGTGATCCCACGCCAATTCCATCAATTACACATCAATGTGTGAGACTTTTGTTATATCGCCATCCTGCTTACTAAATGTATTGGTCATCCTTTCACATCTTTTTCTCTGCAACTGTAACataattcaaatacatttaatggtATCCTACTTATACTACACAGCTCCAAGCATCTGGTACTCCCCAGGCCTGACtctttacttttaatatttcttttttaagggCTATTCCACCATCTTGCGAACAGTGACATCCGGAAATGCAACCTTCACACTGGAGCTGGACACCTATGAGGCCATGAACCCCCAGGACCAGAATGCCCTCCTTAAGAAAGTGTCTGGTCTGCTGTGATCTCAATAATGAAAAAGTCTTCAGCAGCGGAGACCAAAGGCCTCCGAAACAGAAGCACGGAAAAGGCTTTGCCAGGATTTACAGCATATCAGAATGAGTCATTATAATGTAATTTATGGGGTGAATTCCCACTGCAGGAAAGAGGATGAAACTGTTATTGTAATTATGAACCATGTTGTTagctggaaaataaatgtacagaaaCAGAATTTcattgccttgtttttcttcctttttcataTGAAACTAGACTCATCTAAAATGCCTACATTTAATTCACAATCATTTATACAAaccttcattaaaaaaacaaagagtgcAATTACAAATTCAGGATGTTTACGACGTTAGGTGATGATCGACAGTTCTGTagagctgtaaaaaaaaaaaaaaagcatgacgTGTCTCAGAGCGTCAGGACAGAGATCTCTAAAAAGGCAGCATGATTCCTCggtttgaaatacaaacatggaGTTGATTGATTTCTTTTCCTTTGCTGTTCCCATGGCAAGCACTAGTTTTAATTCAGATACCTTTGTATTCTCGGGGGTAGTAGCTGGAAAATAGCAGCACCACAGGAATTCCACGCCTTAAATAGGTGAAGGAAcgttaatatgttttatattaaatgagCAGAACCCGCATCAGACCACAACTACTACGGCCCTAACTCCACTGGTGTAGTGGATGCTGCAGCTGCCCAAACCATCAGGCAACTGGAAGCTAAGATCAGGAGTTTAGAAAGTCAACTGAGGGACATTTCCTGTACACTGAACATCAACAGGTTCTCTGCGACTGACGAGGAATTCTGATTCCACACCCAATTTCCGTAAGAGAAAGTGTTTTGGTCGTTTTGGGAATCCGTCGCCCCCTCAGCTTCCAGATTAGTGTATTGGAGCAGAGCCCAGAGGACAAGTGATGCCATGGCCCTAACAGGAGGCTTGCAGTTGTGGATGAACTCTCTCTCTACTGCTGTCGAGTTGTCGTTGGCATGAAAGTGATTGCTGACATCGTTGGCATGCATCACCAACACCACAGTGAGCAGAGTGGTCATTACATGGGCTAATTATCTGTACATTGTTTTGGGGTCAGTGCCAATTTGGATGAAAAGGGAACAGGTGCAAGCAACAATACCACAAAAGTGTGTTAGTTACTGTCCAATTGTGCGGGTGATTCTAGACTGCACAGAGATCAGATGTGAGGCACCATCATCACTCACCTTCCAGTCTGAAACATTCTCCGCCTACAAGAACACCAACACCTTATAGGTCTGATTGGCATCACCCAAATAAGGATCTTGGTGGAGAGGGTCACTAGAAGGGTAAAGGAATATCACATCTGGGACACAACCATTCCTTTGACGCTTTCAGGCTCTATCAATCAGCTATGGGCAACTTGTTGGATAATATTTAACTGTCAAGGCCCTTTAGATGTGAAgggtgatgtcacagtgtgaaACACTGAATGAATTTAATTTCTGTGTTTAAACATGAGAGCACATTTTACAGATAGTTAACATACATAGTACATTATAATTTAGGAAAATATGTTGtataaataagtaagtaaataaattatTCAATCCACAAATGTGTGGAAAACAGACAGTGTGAGACCACGCTTTCCCCCACAGACTGAGGCATGGCCGTGCGCACAGGTGGAGTTTACAGTTTGGATTGGCCAtgacaaacaccatgttcgaacataaggatgctcataagtgtacgtggtactAGAGCAtcctaggcagaaggtccatgatcgattttgttatcggATCAttggacctgaggccgcatgtgttggacactcgggtgaagagaggagcggagttgtcaactgatcaccatctggtggtgagttgggtcgagtggcgggggaagcctctgggcagacctggtaagcccaaaaGTGTAGTGCGGGAGGAatcccatgtccaggaagccttcaactcacacctccggcagagcttttcaggcatccctgtggaggctgcggacattgaaccagagtgggcggtgttcaaagcctccattgccgaagctgcggcggggagctgtggtctcaaggtcttaggtgcctcaaggggcggtaaccttcgaacctcctggtggacaccggtggtcagggaagccatccgactgaagaaggagatatgttatccctgggtaatcctgatgcagttgcaaggtatcgacaggcccgaagggaAGCAGCCTCAGTCGTGGCCAAGGCAAACCagtgggtgtgggagaagttcggagaagtcatggagaaggactttcggtcggcaccaaagttgttctggaaaaccgtcctacacctcaggagggggaagcagggaaccatccaagctgtgtacagtaaggatgggacgctgttgacctca
Coding sequences within:
- the gfm2 gene encoding ribosome-releasing factor 2, mitochondrial; protein product: MIWGKYLLTVGLRCCRCRVSCHIRHYRILPDDVKSLRAVANPDVSKIRNIGIMAHIDAGKTTTTERMLYYSGYTRALGDVDDGDTVTDFMAQERERGITIQSAAVTFDWKTHRINLIDTPGHVDFTLEVERALRVLDGAVAVFDASAGVEAQTLTVWRQAEKHHVPCVCFLNKMDKPAASLSFSIESIKKKLKANPVLLQIPVGSGKDFSGVVDLLTNQKLIWRPRSMREEDDGRIFESKPLDESEEPELLEQVNEARTALIEQVADLDDEFADLLLTDFGENFDEVPSIKLQEAVRRVTLARKGVPVLCGSSLRNKGVQPLLDAITAYLPAPNERHHDLVRWYKDDLCALAFKVLHDKQRGPLVFLRIYSGTLKPQSAVHNINRNSVERISRLMVPFADQHVEIPSMTAGNIALTVGLKQTTTGDTIVSSKASAAAAARRAHNDSGTGKKRGEHANVVLSGVEVPEPVFFCTIEPPTMAKQADLENALNNLQREDPSLKVRVDPDSGQTILCGMGELHIEIIHDRIRREYGIETHLGPLQVAYRESILHEVSTTETLDRTIGERRHVVTVELAVTPLDSSCTVGSCELAFTEELGAKLSPEIKEAVENGAQSAYLQGPLLGYPLQGVSTLIQSVHIEPGTSPAMVSACVSRCVQKALKLAGGQVLEPVMSLEVTVGEERLSSVLGDLAQRRGTVRDIQSRHDDKVLLATVPLAEMMGYSTILRTVTSGNATFTLELDTYEAMNPQDQNALLKKVSGLL